The following coding sequences lie in one Dermatophagoides farinae isolate YC_2012a unplaced genomic scaffold, ASM2471394v1 contig9, whole genome shotgun sequence genomic window:
- the LOC142598153 gene encoding uncharacterized protein LOC142598153, whose translation MNHLKSWDDYSHYSIVAGNIKRLGWTEPTLIQRVLINVTTQGHNIIGLAQTGSGKTAAYLIPIIVKLVEANRVRDKERNPSVLVLSPIRELSQQIVEHFEKLSPNKNLVALAIIGGKNISEQFCNMLQGVDLISATPGRLLDFLSRSYITFSACDTIHTASKLSASLSNNFGFVLYIHGGKPQEVRESILSSFKNSQNSILITTDVMGRGIDVLDIDIVINYELPPTFEIYLHRIGRTGRAGRSGTAITFYDPVVDHEELPKFKERIKKFDSLHTQTNNFSNDLILE comes from the exons ATGAACCATCTAaa GTCATGGGATGACTATAGTCATTATTCCATTGTCGCTGGTAACATTAAAAGACTTGGCTGGACGGAACCCACGTTGATCCAGCGAGTTCTTATAAATGTCACTACTCAGGGTCATAATATCATTGGGCTGGCACAAACAGGCAGTGGAAAAACTGCTGCTTATCTCATTCCAATTATAGTTAAACTAGTGGAGGCGAACAGAGTGCGAGACAAAGAACGAAACCCTTCAGTTTTGGTTTTGTCCCCTATCAGAGAACTTTCGCAGCAAATCGTCGAACACTTTGAAAAATTGTCTCCCAATAAAAATCTAGTTGCGTTGGCCATCATAGGAGGAAAAAACATCAGTGAACAGTTTTGCAATATGCTGCAAGGAGTGGATCTAATATCGGCCACACCAGGACGACTTCTAGATTTTTTGTCTAGATCATACATTACGTTTTCAGCTTGTGATACCATA CATACTGCTTCCAAGCTTTCAGCCAGTTTGTCAAATAACTTCGGTTTTGTGCTTTACATCCACGGGGGAAAACCACAGGAAGTGCGAGAGTCTATTCTAAGCTCGTTTAAAAATTCGCAAAATTCCATATTAATCACAACTGACGTCATGGGCAGAGGTATTGACGTTTTAGATATTGACATCGTTATTAATTATGAACTACCGCCCACATTCGAAATATACTTGCACCGTATCGGGCGCACCGGGCGCGCCGGCAGGAGCGGAACAGCTATCACTTTTTATGACCCTGTCGTTGATCACGAGGAGTTGCCAAAATTTAAAGAACGCATCAAAAAATTCGACAGTTTGCATACTCAAACCAATAATTTCAGcaatgatttaattttggAATAA
- the LOC142598142 gene encoding dnaJ homolog subfamily C member 2-like — MKNYYIRISKAFEVLSNEVERIKYDSTLFFDNYLPLEIDEANFFEIAKKNLEKESFFINESPIPDFGDKNLPLEEVQKLYNFWRNATSWRDFSLATLYDKSTGCDKDERRSMVKENQRRINKLQKYNNERLAKFIVACEKADPRLKQKDSAASKKVDPKLLNRQRLEKKMKDATNMKNAIAQIKSVFTNLTSKPKDSKKVEQLSKALNQWLTKATLDQIMQLQANLKFESFLFSEPSILSANRMIKIVDKTVNNQL, encoded by the coding sequence atgaaaaactacTACATTCGCATTTCTAAAGCTTTTGAAGTTCTTTCTAACGAAGTTGAACGTATAAAATACGACAGCACTCTGTTTTTCGACAACTATCTACCCTTGGAAATCGATGAAGCGAACTTTTTTGAaatcgcaaaaaaaaatcttgagaaagaaagttttttcattaatgaatCGCCCATTCCAGATTTTGGCGACAAAAATCTTCCTCTTGAAGAAGTGCAAAAATTATACAACTTTTGGCGAAACGCCACATCTTGGAGAGACTTTAGTTTAGCTACTTTGTACGATAAATCTACTGGATGTGACAAAGATGAGCGACGAAGCATGGTCAAAGAAAACCAACGTCGCATTAATAAGCTCCAAAAGTATAACAACGAACGTCTCGCTAAATTTATAGTTGCTTGTGAAAAAGCTGATCCTAGACTCAAGCAAAAGGATTCAGCGGCATCTAAAAAAGTTGATCCCAAATTATTAAACCGTCAACGcttggaaaagaaaatgaaagatgCTACCAACATGAAGAATGCTATTGCACAAATCAAATCAGTTTTCACCAATTTGACTTCCAAACCTAAAGATTCTAAAAAAGTGGAACAACTTTCTAAGGCTTTGAATCAATGGCTCACAAAAGCTACATTGGATCAAATTATGCAGCTTCAAGCAAACCTAAAATTCGAAAGTTTCTTATTTAGTGAACCTAGCATATTATCAGCAAATCGTATGATCAAGATCGTTGATAAAACCGTTAATAACCAACTTTAG
- the LOC142598154 gene encoding xaa-Pro aminopeptidase 1-like — MSLIQMNEKDDCTLGKLRNLYKTLKIDCYLVPLTDPHDSEYVLESDQRVKFISGFSGSSAFIIIGTDTVSFFTDGRYTIQAKQELPSDWELKEKLSKVRDELALSDNQIVLIYKLDSIAWILNARADDIMYNRVIYSYLLLDKTTVHWFVLNSSQRLKDQDMEIFLLNSANQGLIDFMSKCNIKINFSEDIIQNIKSVKTDKEIELSLLYHARDSLAISTTLCYVTKWYESVSANQIGSDTNFSLELLDEEDVCKLLADQRLNKLGADGLSFETISGFNENSAIVHYRINEKTAKKFANDGVLLVDSGAHYSGVVTTDCTRTIYLGTPPDEVIRHYTYTLAAHINLANIVFPNNKLSGSQLDTVCRAELWKQGLDFNHSTGHGVGSGTVVHESPPGICYLSQCKAKPTYFVNHMVVSNEPGLYFPEKYGIRLENVQYSALQKNQIENEDQVHYLCFKQLTMVPYCRKLIDPSLLTKEQLDWLNSYHKEVYEKLAKLCVHLPDYSLSYSNKCDLQLSIGNFLGWLRSETKPFVG, encoded by the exons ATGAGTCTAAtccaaatgaatgagaaagaTGATTGTACGCTCGGTAAGCTACGAAACCTATACAAAAcgttgaaaattgattgttaCTTAGTGCCTTTAACAGATCCACACGACAGCGAATATGTTCTTGAATCTGATCAAAGAGTAAAATTCATCAGTGGCTTCTCAGGCAGTTCAGCTTTCATTATCATAGGTACCGACACGGTTTCCTTTTTTACCGATGGCCGCTACACAATTCAAGCTAAACAAGAGTTGCCGAGCGACTGGGAACT GAAAGAAAAACTCTCAAAAGTTCGCGACGAATTAGCACTTTCAGACAACCAAATAGTCTTGATATATAAACTAGATTCAATCGCTTGGATACTTAATGCAAGAGCTGATGACATTATGTACAACCGCGTGATTTATTCTTATTTGTTATTAGACAAAACTACTGTTCATTGGTTCGTGCTTAACTCAAGCCAAC GTTTGAAAGACCAAGACATGGAAATTTTTCTGCTTAATAGTGCAAATCAAGGTTTAATCGATTTTATGTCAAAATGCaacattaaaatcaatttctcCGAAGACATCATACAAAACATAAAATCGGTTAAGACAGACAAAGAAATAGAGCTTAGTTTATTGTACCACGCCAGAGATTCTTTAGCGATCTCAACTACATTGTGTTACGTCACCAAATGGTATGAAAGCGTTTCAGCAAATCAAATAGGATCAGATACTAACTTTTCACTTGAACTGTTAGATGAAGAAGATGTTTGTAAATTATTGGCTGATCAAAGATTGAACAAATTAGGCGCTGATGGTTTATCTTTTGAAACTATTTCAggttttaatgaaaattcagCAATAGTCCATTATcgtataaatgaaaaaactgcAAAAAAGTTTGCCAATGACGGGGTGCTTTTAGTCGATTCTGGCGCTCACTACAGCGGCGTTGTAACAACAGATTGCACTAGAACCATTTATTTGGGTACACCTCCAGATGAAGTAATACGACACTACACCTATACTCTTGCCGCCCATATCAATCTGGCAAATATTGTTTTTCCAAACAATAAATTGAGCGGTTCGCAGCTCGATACTGTTTGCCGAGCCGAATTGTGGAAACAAGGATTGGACTTCAACCACAGCACTGGACACGGAGTTGGCTCAGGTACCGTCGTGCATGAAAGCCCGCCTGGGATTTGTTATCTTAGTCAATGCAAAGCAAAACCAACATATTTTGTAAATCATATGGTTGTTAGTAACGAACCCGGTCTATATTTTCCCGAAAAATACGGTATAAGATTGGAAAACGTACAGTACTCTGCattgcaaaaaaatcaaattgagaACGAAGATCAAGTACATTATCTCTGTTTTAAGCAACTCACAATGGTTCCTTACTGTCGAAAACTCATAGACCCGAGTCTTTTGACTAAGGAACAACTTGATTGGTTAAATTCTTATCATAAAGAAGTATATGAGAAATTAGCAAAGCTTTGCGTTCATTTACCCGACTATTCACTTTCATATTCGAATAAATGTGATTTACAACTTTCTATTGGGAATTTTTTGGGTTGGCTTAGGTCTGAAACAAAACCATTTGTGGGTTGa
- the LOC142598155 gene encoding V-type proton ATPase subunit B-like — protein sequence MLGRTFDGSGRPIDNGPRIIGQDYLNINGSSINPSCRIFPKEMIQTGISTIDTMNSVIRGQKIPLFSSSGLPHNDIGSQICRQATLVEGKDVLDHHPDNFAVVFGAMGVSMDTARLFRKEFEQGGTSDNVVLFLNLANDSTVERIITPRIALTTAEYLAYNRELHVFVILTDMSSYADALREISAAREEVPGRRGYPGYMYTDLSTIYERAGRVEGCNGSITQFPILTMPNDDITHPIPDLTGYITEGQIFVDRALYNRQIYPPINVLPSLSRLMKAGIGAGLTRDDHPSVSDQLYSNYAIGDDVRSMKTVIGEEALTSDDLLYLEFLEKFETDFITQDKYQNRSIFESLDIAWELLRTFPEDMLKKIKPELLSKYYSREAYKKTTTENGK from the coding sequence ATGCTCGGTAGAACTTTCGACGGAAGTGGCCGGCCAATAGATAATGGACCAAGAATAATAGGTCAAGATTATTTAAACATAAACGGTTCTTCTATCAACCCGAGTTGCAGAATCTTTCCAAAGGAAATGATTCAGACTGGAATATCCACTATCGATACAATGAACAGCGTTATAAGAGGccaaaaaattccattattCAGTAGTTCCGGACTTCCTCACAACGACATAGGGTCTCAAATATGCCGTCAAGCAACTTTAGTAGAAGGAAAAGATGTgttggatcatcatccagACAATTTCGCTGTAGTATTTGGCGCTATGGGCGTTAGTATGGACACTGCTCGTCTATTtagaaaagaatttgaacaGGGCGGAACGTCAGACAACGTCGTGCTCTTTCTGAATTTAGCAAATGATTCCACCGTTGAACGTATTATTACACCTCGTATTGCTTTAACTACGGCGGAATATTTGGCTTACAATCGAGAACTCCACGTCTTCGTTATTTTAACCGATATGAGCAGTTATGCTGACGCACTTAGAGAAATTTCAGCTGCAAGAGAGGAAGTGCCCGGCCGTAGAGGATATCCAGGATATATGTACACAGATCTTTCAACAATATACGAACGGGCTGGACGAGTCGAAGGTTGTAACGGATCAATAACTCAATTTCCCATATTGACAATgcccaatgatgatataactCATCCGATCCCTGATTTAACAGGATATATTACAGAAGGTCAAATTTTCGTAGATCGTGCGCTTTATAACAGACAAATTTACCCGCCGATAAATGTACTTCCTTCTTTGTCTAGACTTATGAAAGCCGGAATTGGAGCGGGTCTCACTCGAGACGATCACCCTTCTGTTAGCGATCAATTGTATTCAAACTACGCCATTGGCGATGATGTGCGGTCTATGAAAACCGTTATCGGAGAAGAGGCTCTGACATCGGATGACCTATTATACCTAGAGTTTCTGGAAAAATTCGAAACTGACTTTATCACACAAGACAAATACCAAAACCGATCTATATTTGAATCGCTCGACATCGCTTGGGAACTTTTACGAACTTTCCCAGAGGATATGctaaagaaaataaaaccagAACTATTATCAAAGTATTACAGTCGTGAAGCttataaaaaaacaacaacagaaaatggTAAATAA
- the LOC142598156 gene encoding hexokinase-like has translation MVEGKEIEDYDRIFSVGFTFSYGTRQTALNSAYCTNWAKGWETGIQTDDPVTSDKIDLAILLNQAFNRLKIPAKTVAILNDTVGTLVAGSYTKEQYSPDAMIGLIAGTGYNMCYFDPHAHQYNYKGNVINLECGGFDGFLPNNIIDHEVDDATAPHGLQRFEKMVAGLYIPELARRLILRVFRSKAPKLCWCHDSITTKAVFKIMEDETPDLAVVKNAVATLFEWDTNTLSLTELNAIKQICKTVIVRSSTMIAAAIAAVASLTGRLSPASGGLTIAVDGSIYTKNKSYRDLLSAKLVDILGPNLARLIKFHISSDGSGIGAAILAATANKIVLRNC, from the coding sequence ATGGTGGAaggaaaagaaattgaagaCTACGACAGAATATTCAGTGTAGGTTTTACTTTTTCGTACGGTACTAGACAAACCGCATTAAACAGTGCTTATTGTACAAATTGGGCTAAAGGATGGGAGACGGGTATTCAAACGGATGATCCCGTAACTAGTGACAAAATAGATCTTGCAATTTTGTTGAACCAAGCGTTTAATAGACTTAAAATACCAGCAAAGACCGTTGCAATTCTCAACGATACAGTTGGAACGCTTGTTGCTGGTTCATACACTAAAGAACAATATTCCCCAGATGCTATGATTGGTTTAATAGCTGGAACAGGGTATAATATGTGTTATTTTGACCCCCACGCTCATCAGTACAATTACAAAGGAAACGTTATAAATTTGGAATGTGGAGGTTTTGACGGATTTTTACCAAACAATATCATTGATCATGAAGTTGACGACGCTACAGCACCGCACGGATTACAACGTTTCGAAAAAATGGTAGCTGGTTTGTACATTCCAGAACTCGCACGAAGACTTATTTTGAGAGTTTTCAGATCTAAAGCTCCTAAGTTATGCTGGTGTCATGACTCCATTACAACTAAAGCTGTGTTTAAAATTATGGAAGATGAAACACCAGATCTAGCTGTCGTTAAAAATGCAGTTGCAACACTTTTCGAATGGGACACCAATACACTTTCTTTGACTGAACTTAACGCGATAAAACAAATCTGTAAAACCGTAATTGTGCGTAGTTCGACCATGATTGCCGCTGCCATCGCAGCCGTTGCTTCTTTGACTGGAAGATTATCGCCAGCGTCAGGAGGGCTTACAATTGCAGTTGACGGCAGTATCtacacaaaaaataaaagctACAGAGATCTTCTAAGCGCCAAGCTAGTAGATATTTTAGGTCCGAATCTTGCTAGGCTGATTAAATTCCATATTTCATCTGATGGTAGTGGAATTGGAGCTGCAATTCTGGCTGCTACCGCAAATAAAATCGTATTAAGAAATTGCTGA